The stretch of DNA GATGGACTTTCGTCCGCCTGGAAATGCCGTTTTTGTTTCTGGCTCCGTCTGTTTCCTAAACGGACGATGGCTCTCGACTGTACCATCTCTTAGCTTTTGCATGGCGTTTTCTTAGCTTTTGGGTCGTAAAAGCTAAGAAAACGCCATGCAAAAGCTAAGAGATGGCAACACCCTTGGGCCTCGTGCATCCAATCAAGGGTGACGGAGAGCCATGCAAGAAAGAAAAATATCCTTTGCAGGTGCCTGCCATTTCTCTTTTTATTATTAAATTTGCAGGGTACAACAAGTGCCCCCTGCGACGCATCGCAAGGGAGTGGCAGGAGGTGTACGAGGCAAAACCGTGAAACGAAATTCACATTACATATATAGTAAAACAGAAAAACGATGAAAGCTATCCTAACAGACAAAGCCCCCAAGGCCATCGGACCTTACAGTCAGGCTATCCAGGCCGCCGGCCTGATCTTCGCATCCGGTCAGCTACCCGTAGATCCCGCCACGGGAGAGTTTGTTCCCGGCGGTGTGAAAGAGCAGACTCGGCAGTCGCTTACCAATGCTCGCAACGTGTTGCAGGCCGCCGGAGCCGATCTCAACCAAGTGGTAAAAACCACCGTCTTCCTTTCGGATATGGACAATTTCGCAGCGATGAACGAGGTTTACGCCGAATTCTTTGCGCAGCCTTTCCCCGCACGCTCGGCCGTAGCAGTGAAAACGTTACCCAAAGGCGCACTTGTAGAGGTAGAGTGCATCGCCGCGCTATAGGAAAAAGCGATTCTGCTGCCGAGTCACCTACCCTTCAACGAACCGCATTATGATTGACATTAACCGCAAATCTGTTTACAGAGAACTCACCGACTATGTGATGATTGGCATCGGAATGATGTTCTACAGTCTGGGGTGGGTGGCTTTCTATCTGCCCAATCACATCAGTTCGGGCGGCGTGGCAGGCCTTTCTTCCATCATCTACTGGGGAACGCATACGCCGGTGCAGTTCACCTACTTCAGCATGAACGTGGTGTTGCTGGCCATTGCGTTGCGCATCCTCGGACTGAAGTTCTGCATCAAAACCATCTACGGCGTGCTGATGATGACGGCTTTCATTGCGCTCTTCCGCAATGTCTTCCCCAATCCTACGATTTTGCGGGGCGAACCGTTCATGGCTTGCATCATCGGGTCGTGTTTTTGCGGCATCGGACTGGGTTTCGGACTGTCTTATCACGGCAGTTCGGGAGGGTCGGACATCGTGGCCTCTATCATCAACAAATACCGAGACATCTCTTTGGGACGCGTCATCCTGCTGGTGGATATGATTATCGTGACGTTGAGTTACGTGGTTTTGCACAGCTGGGAACAGGTGATCTATGGATATGTGGGGCTGATTGTGGTCTCGTTTGTGCTGGATCAGGTGGTGAGCATGGGAAGAAAGTCGGTTCAGTTTCTCATTATCTCTGAACGGCATGAGGAAATCTGCGAACGCGTGATTCGAACTCCGCCCTATCGCAGTTGCACCGTTATCGATGCCACGGGCTATTACTCGGGAAATCGACTCAAGGTGCTGGTTCTCGTCACCAAACAACGTGAAGCCTCCGAGGTGTTCAGCATGATCGACGAAATCGACCCGCATGCCTTTGTGACGCAAAGTTCGGTGATTGGTGTCTATGGCAATGGATTCGATAAGTTCAAGGTGAAGCGTAGGTCGAAGAATCTGCAACCGTCGGTAGAACCAAAGAGCGATAAGACTGCTGAGAACGAGAGCGCACAACATTTGTAAGACGAATATTTGGGACTTCGTACATTTTTATATACCTTTGCAACCGTGAAAAGAAGCGGGTGCAAGGCATAGCGTGACCCTTGCAGTGGAAGTCTATCGGCAGGAGCCTTGGACATGATTCTCGCCTCCTTTTCATGGTTCCGTAGCTCAGTTGGATTAGAGCAACAGCCTTCTAAGCTGTGGGTCTTGGGTTCGAACCCCAACGGAATCACCAGGAGAGACACCCTGAGAGGGCGTCTCTTTTTCTTTAAATCAACTAACTGAAACAATAAATTATAAAAGATAATGAAGAAAAAAATGGGGGCTTTGATGGCGGCATGGCTGCTGTCGGCCGCAGCAATAGCGCAAAACTATACGCAATATGTAGACCCGTTGATCGGTACGGGCGGACACGGACATGTGTTCCTCGGTGCCAATGTGCCGTATGGTATGGTGCAAGTGGGGCCCACTCAGCACAAACGTGGCTGGGATTGGTGTTCGGGTTATCATTATAGCGACTCGGTGATGGTGGGCTTCGGACAGATGCATCTTAGCGGAACGGGAATCGGAGACTTGGGCGACATCGCTCTGTTGCCTTCTACCGTGGCCGGAGAAAAAGAGGTGGCGTTCTCGCATCGGGGCGAACGGGCCCGACCGGGCTACTATGCGGTGACCCTTAACTCGGGTGTGAGGGTGGAACTCACCGCTACCTGCCGTGTGGCCTTTCATCGATATTCGTTCCCGGCAGATGTTCGGAAGGGCTATGTGCTACTGAACCTGAATCAAGGTATCGGTTGGGATAAGATGACAAAGTGCCATTACGAACAGACTTCGCCTACGGAGGTGACGGGATTCCGTCTGTCTACAGGTTGGGCAAAGAATCAACAGGTGTATTTTGTGGCACGGTTCTCGCAGCCGATGCAGTTGAATCGTCATGAAGCCGACAGTGTGGTGGTGTTTGAAACCGATGTCCTCGATGCGCCGCTGATGGTAAAGGTGGGCATATCGGCTGTGAGTGTCGAAAACGCTCGGGCTAATCTGCAAGCTGAACTGCCGGCGTGGAACTTCCGTGAGGTGGCCGCCGAGGCCGATAAGAAATGGAACGGCGAACTGAGTAAAATCAGTATCGAAACTTCCGACGAGCATGCACGCCGCATTTTCTATACGGCGATGTATCATTCGATGTTTGCTCCCTCTGTGTTCAGCGATGTCAACGGAGATTATCGTGGGGCTGACGGTGGCGTGCATCGGGCCGACTTCCAAAACTATACCACCTTTTCGCTTTGGGATACTTATCGTGCGGCACATCCACTCATGACAATTATTCATCCCGAAAAGCAGCGAGACATCGCTCAAACGATGCTTCACATCTTCCAACAACAAGGAAAACTGCCCGTGTGGCACCTTGTTGGAAATGAAACCGACTGTATGGTGGGCAATCCGGGCATACCTGTCGTTGTGGATATTGCCCTGAAAGGCTATGACGTAGACCGTGAAGCGGTGTTCCAGGCAGCCAAAGCGTCGGCTCTGAAAGAAGATCGCGGACTGGGACTGCTGAAGAAATACGGCTATATACCAACCGATCTCGATCCTGAATTCGAAACTGTTGCAAAGGGTTTGGAGTATGCTTTGGCCGATGCTTGTGTGGCATTGCTGGCCAAAGAGCTGGGACATATGGACGATTATCGCTATTTCCTCAAGCGTAGTCAGTCTTATCGCGACCATTATTTCGATCCTTCGACAGGTTTTATGCGCGGGGTTACTTCGCAAGGGAAGTTCCGCGAGCCGTTCAATCCTTTTCACTCGGTTCACCGACAGGACGATTACACCGAGGGAAATGCCTGGCAATACGTTTGGTTAGTGCCTCATGACGTGCGTGGATTGGTGAAGTTGTTCGGCAGCGAGAAGGCTTTTACGCAGAAACTCGACTCGCTTTTCCTTCTCGAAGACACCGATATGGGGGCCGATGCTTCACCCGACATCACCGGACTGATAGGACAATATGCCCACGGCAACGAGCCAAGTCATCACATTCTCTATCTCTACAACTACGTAGGGCAACCTTGGAAGGCCGCACCACGACTGCGTTACATCATGAACAACCTCTATCGCGATGATATTGACGGTCTGTGCGGCAACGAAGATGTGGGACAAATGTCGGCTTGGTACATCCTTTCCTCGCTCGGTCTTTACCAAGTGGAGCCCGCTGGAGGGAAATATGTCTTTGGTTCGCCGCTCTTCAACGAGGCTACTCTTCATGTAGGAAAAGGAAAAACATTCCGCATCGTGGCGCATAACAATAGCCCCGAGAACATTTATATCCAAAGTGCGCGCCTCAATGGCAAGCCTTACACACGCTCTTATCTTCTCTTCCGCGACCTCATGCGTGGCGGAACGCTCGAATTTGTCATGGGCAATCAACCCTCTTCGTTCGGTGCAAAGGTAAAAGATCGGCCTTAATCCTTTAGAAAAGGAGATGATAAAAGACCTTTTATAAAGGAGATTTGGCAGCGTGAGATACCGAAAAAGAGAGCCTGATACGAAGAGTATCAGGCTTTTTTTACGCTCTTTTGAGGCAGAAACTTGGCGAGTGTTGATCAAGTTTAAAGCCTTTTTTCATACCTTTGTACCCGTTAAACGTACATGTTGTTTGATGAATCAACAACAGGATAGCAGCAAAAGAGTGTAGATCAAGTATGAAGTATCGGCATGTTGATTCCATTTTAAATCGCCAAAGTGTAGAAAAGAAAGGTTGTTTTTCTATGCTTTTTAATGCTTTATACTTGTATGTATCAGATATTTTGCTAACACACACACACACACACACACACACACAGGTGCAGACTTATATAAGGTTCGTGTACCTGCGCGCGTAAGTTACAAAATAAATAACAACCGACAAGACCTGCAAAGAGATTTTACGGAATCTCTTTGCAGGTCTTGTCGTGTTTGGAACTGAATGTATAGAAGAATCAACATTTATTTAAACAATAAAAAACAACAGAGTTATGAGAAAAAGACTACAACATCTTCCTTTGGCAGCACTGTTTGCTGTGCTGCTGTTGGCATTGGCTCCGCATAAGGCCGATGCACAAGTGCAAATAGGAAACTTCTCCTACACCTTTTCGGGCAATGAAGCCACGATAACGCAGTGCCATCTCTCGTCGGGGGCTATCGTTTTCCCTGAAACCGTGCAGCATGGGGGAAGAACCTACAACGTAACAGCCATTCAGTTTACAGGTTACAGTTTCATTTCAGGATCTCCTACTTCTATTACGGGCAATTCTATCAAAAGAATTACAGGGCCTGTAGATAGAGTTATGTATACCGGTAACGGTCGATTCTGTTATTGTGACAACCTTACCGCCATCTCTTTCCCTAAATTGGAGATCCTCTCGATGTGTGAATTGATCGGAAGTGCGCCGAAATTGACCTCTGTTAGTTTCCCGCTTTTAGAGAGAATCGATGGAGTTAGTTTTCTAAGTGATTGCGCGATGCTTTCTTCTGTCGATCTTCCCAAGTTGAGAGAGATGTACTCTAGCAGTAGTCTCAGTAACTTATCGAATTTAGCAACCCTCAATTTGCCAGCTCTGACTACTATCAAAGGGAGCTACAATATACAATATCTTCCTAAGCTCACCTCTCTTCAGCTCCCTGTTTTAAAAGTGATTGACTCTTCACACACTCTCTCCTCAATGCTGCTGCTATCCACATTACATCTCCCGGAATTGGAAAGAGCAACAACTCACGGGCTTGATATATTCAGTTCTTTGTCGGCTTTAACCGACTTGAAACTTCCCAAACTGATGCTGATAGAGGGACAGCAATTTATGCAAAACAGCAATCTGAGTGTCATCGAATTGCCTTACGGTTGCGAAATCAATGTGTCTTGGGGCTCTTTTACTGCAAATTCCTCTACTTCGCTTACCATTAAGGGTGTTACAAAGATTAAAGACAATTTCTTTACACCTCACTGTTACTCGCTCAAACACCTCTCTTTGCCCGATGTGCAGGAGATTTCCGGACAGATAGGGCATTATATCACTAACATCGAAAGGGTAGATATGCCTAATCTAAAGAAGATTAACAACTGTAGATTCTTTAATGCTGATCAGTATAACCAGCACCTCACAACCGTCAATATTCCTAAAGTGACAGACATTACGGGGTCGAATCTCTTTTTTGGAGCTCCTATCAAAGAGTTGACGCTGAACGGCAATATCACCGACGGCGGCTCCGGGCAGATTGATCTCATGGCTTATCCCACGGTAGTCAAGATTATTGATGCCGGAACGGTGAACGACAACTCGCAGATCTTTATGGATGTGAAAGGCGGACGCCTGATTGCGCCCGAGGGGAAAGCGGCTTTGTACGCTCAGAAATGGCACGTGCCCGTGTCGCGGATGATGGTGTATGCTCCGGGAAAGATAGCCAAGAGCACCGCCGGCACACTGTATGCCACGGGCAGCATCTCGCCCGCGATGACCGAAACCGTCTATGGCGGCACCACCTACACCAGTGCTTACGATCTGCGCAACGCCATGACGAAAGCCGAATGCCTCAATTCGGCAGTGCTGGGGCCCAACGACGTAGGTTTCACCCCTTCGCTTTCCAGTCTTGTGGTTTCAGCTTATAGCAGTCCGTTTACCACCTTCGATGCCTACATTGCCAAGCAATATGCCGACGACGGCGTCGATCCGCAACTGGGCGACCTCACCCTGGCCTCTCTCTCGCCTGCAGCCGTCGGTACGGTGAAGGGTTTTGGCACTTCGCCCGCTACCACCTACGAAGGTCTGAACGCCACCACCGGCGGATTCCTCTTCAAAGGCAACGCCGCCACCTTCGACGAACTCTATCTCCCTTACACCGCTACGGTGATGCCTACCCCCGCCACCAACTATCTCAAACCCGGCGAAGGAACCACCGTACCGCGCAAAACGGGCAGCAACTTCAACTTCTACTGGCATCCCGGCGATGCCTCTTACGACATGGGTTTCTATATGTCTGCGGGCGTCAACGTGCCCGAAGGCCGAGCTTATCTCTCGCTTCCCGCTTCGCTCACGGGCAATGCGCATGCCAAAGGCTTCCGTCTGATTTTCGACGACGGAGAAACAACCGGCATCTCCTCGCCCGTGGTTCGACACGAGCAGGGCGAGCAGTGGTTCACCCTCGAGGGAATCCGCCTCAAAGCACAGCCCACCCGCGCCGGGGTGTACATCCACAACGGCCGGAAAGTGCTGGTGAAGTGAGTTCACCCGATTGATTATAAAAAACCAGAAGTAGAATTTTAAAACCCCAAAAAGAATGAAAAAGCCATATACAGCACCCTTTATCGAGGTGATGCACATCGGTGCAGAAGGCGAAACCTGCGGTGTTCCCGTTTTCTTCAGCAAGAAACAAGGCCCAGGTCAGGCCGGCAGTAAGGAAAACTTCTATGACGAGGAGGAAGAATGGGACGAAAATGCCGACCCGGACAGAGAGATGCATCCCTGGGGAGAATGAATGGTAGACGCTGTCGATGCTTCGTAGCGATGCATCGACAGGGGAATCCCAGGTGAGTTGTCAGCATTTTTGTGCGCAAACAACCCCATAGCAGTTCTTTTTCAATAGCGAGAAAAGAGCTGTTATGGGGTTGTTAGTTTCCCCGAATTGATATCCTTGAGAATCAAGCATTTGCCAACCGTTTTGCAAAAGCTAAGAAAACGCAGTGCGAAAGCTAAGAAAACGCCTTGCAAAAGCTAAGAAAATGGAATGCAAAAGCTAAGAGATGGGAGAGAGGAGTGGGGCGTTAGGAGTGCTTTTTCAGCATTTGCAGATATTCGTACAGGCCTTGACGGACGGAGCGAAGCCCGAATTGCTCGGTATGAATGTCTTCGGGCGAGAGCCACATGCAGGCGGCGGCATCGTCCATGGGCGTGAGGGCCTGTTCGTCTTCCACTTCGCAGCAGAAGAAAAGGTCGAGCGTTTGCACTTGCATGCCGGAGTAAAGATAGACGTTGGGCTGACTGAAGAGGTAGCGACAGGAGGTGACGGTGAGCCCGGTCTCTTCTTTCACCTCGCGCTTCACGCCCTCTTCGGCCGTCTCTCCAAGGTCGGCAAAGCCACCGGGAAGATCGAGTGTGCCCTTGGCGGGCTCGTTTTTCCGCCGCTCTACGAGCAATTCTCCTTTCTTGTTGACAATGAAAGCGACGTTGGCACTGCTGGGATTGAGAAAGTATTCAAATCCACAGTTTTGGCATTTTTTGCTCTTTTCGGTGCAAGCCTCGAAGTGTGTACTGCCGCAAGAGGGGCAGTAACGGAATTTTTCTAATGGGTGCATATCCTTCAGACAATAAGTTGTGTGTATGCAATATTACAAAAAAGAAGCGAGCGGAGCAATGAAAAGGCCCGTTTTCTGTACTCGCTTGCTGGCGTTGATGAAATATCGATGGGTTGTGTTTCGCGGTTCGGTCGATAATCGTTACCTTTGCAACGCATGCTCATAGGGCGGCCATCTGCCCGTGTTGCGCCTGGCGGCAAGACATAGGGCAAAAGAAAATACTTATACATAAAAAACGGAAAGATGATAGAAATAGTAAAAGACACTTATTATGTGGGTGTGAACGACCGAAAGAAAGAGAAGTTTGAAGGACTGTGGCCGTTGCCTAACGGTGTGTCGTACAACTCTTATCTCATTGTAGACGAGAAGGTGTGTTTGATCGATACGGTGGAGGCCGACTTTTTTTCGCAGTTCATCGAGAATATCCGCGAGGTGATAGGCGACCGTCCTATCGACTATATCGTGACCCATCACATGGAGCCCGACCACAGTGGCTCGTTTGCGCTGATGCGGAAGTACTATCCCGAGGTGCAGGTGGTGGGAAATAAGAAATCGTTCGACTTGCTGAAGGGCTTCTATGGCCTCTCGGGCGGCGAGGTGGAAGTGAAGAATGGCGACACGCTTTGCCTGGGACGGCATACGCTGAAGTTCTTTCTTACGCCGATGGTGCACTGGCCCGAGACGATGATGAGCCTCGACGAGGCCAGCCAGACGCTCTTCACGGGCGATGCTTTTGGCTGTTTCGGCGCACTGAACGGTGGATTGGTGGACAGCGAAATCAATTGCGAGCCGTTCTGGTTGGAGATGGTTCGTTATTATTCCAATATCGTTGGGAAGTATGGAACGCCGGTACAGAACGCATTGAAGAAGTTGGCCGGCGAGCAGTTCGACTATATCTGCTCGACCCACGGGCCGGTTTGGCATGAGCATCTCCAGCGAGTGGTGGGCCTGTACGATAGAATGAGCCGATATGAAACCGAGCCGGGACTTGTCATTTGCTACGGAACGATGTATGGAAATACTGAGCGAATGGCCGAAGAAATAGCCCGCGCAGCCAGTCAGGCGGGGGTGAAGAATATCGTGGTCTACAATGTCTCGAAGACACACCACTCGTATATCATCCGCGATGTGTTCCGCTATAAGGGGCTCATCGTTGGGGCTCCTACCTACAACACGGGACTTTATCATGAGATGGATGTGCTGTTGAGCGAACTGGCCAACCGCGATATCAAGGATCATCTCCTGGGTTGGTTTGGCAGTTATGGTTGGGCCAGTAAGGCGGTGAGCAAGATTCGGGAGTGGAACGAAACGGCTCTGCATTTCGAAGCTGTGGGCGAACCCGTGGAGATGAAGCAAGCTCTGACGCCTGAAGTGACTGAACAATGTCGTGCCTTGGGTCGTGCCATGGCTGAGAAACTGGGATAGTTCTGGCCACCAAAGTTAAGGGGGTGGGGGCTGTCCCGTCGATGAGTTGACAGGAAACAGCCTCCCAGCCCCTTCATTTAGGAGGCTCACCTTTGTTGACAAACATCGTTGTCAACTCGTCAACTTGTTAACTCGTCAACTGATTCACTAAATACCATCATCTATGAAACTCTCTCTTCTTCCTCGAATTTTGATTGCCATCACGCTGGGAATTCTTCTCGGTGGGGTGATGGGGATGCCGTTGGTGCGGTTGTTTGTCACGTTCAACAGTCTTTTCGGCGAGTTTTTGCAGTTCTGTATTCCTCTCATCATCGTGGGATTGGTGACTCCGGCGATAGCCGACATCGGTCGCGGAGCGGGCAGGTTGCTGCTCATCACCGTCGCCATTGCCTATGTCGACACGATCGTGGCTGCTATTTTGTCTTACGCTACCGGCTCGGCTTTCTTTCCGTCGCTTATCGGCGGAGGTGGGAATGGACTTGTCGCGGTGGAGAAGTCGGCCGACATCTTGCCCTATTTTACCCTCAACATTCCTGCGCCACTCGACGTGATGACGGCTCTGGTGCTGTCGTTCATCTTGGGACTGGGCATCGCTTACGGTGGACTTTCTACCTTGCGCAACGTCGCCGGCGAAGTTAAGACGGTGATTGCTCGCGTCATCGAGCGCGTCATCATTCCGCTGTTGCCTCTTTATATCTTTGGCATCTTTCTTTCGATGACCGTTCGGGGTGATGTGATGCGGATGATGACGGTGTTCGCTAAAATCATTCTTGTGATTTTTGCTCTCCATATTTTTGTGCTCCTCTATCAATATCTCCTTGCGGGGAGTATCGTTCGGCGTAATCCGTTTCGGCTCTTGGCCACGATGTTTCCGGCCTATCTCACGGCGTTGGGCACGTCTTCCTCTGCTGCTACCATCCCGGTGGCTCTTCGACAGACGCTTAAGAATGGCGTGACAGAGGGTGTGGCCGGTTTTGTTATTCCGCTTTGTGCCACGGTGCATCTTTCCGGTTCGGCGATGAAAATCACGGCTTGCGCACTCACTATTGCTTTGATGGAGGGCTTGCCACATGGTTTCCCGCTCTTTCTTCACTTCATTCTCGTGCTGGCTATCTTTATGGTGGCGGCTCCGGGCGTGCCGGGTGGTGCCATTATGGCGGCTCTTGCACCGCTGGGAAGCATCTTAGGATTCGGCGATAACGAGCAAGCACTGATGATTGCGCTCTATATTGCTATGGATAGTTTCGGTACGGCTTGCAATGTGACAGGTGATGGAGCCATCGCATTGGTGGTAGAGCGATTGCAATCTTTGGGAGTAAAAGAGTTGAAAGAATAAGGAGTGAAAGAGGTAAAGATGTAAGAAGTAAAAGAATTGAAGGAGTGAGGAGGAGTGAAAACAAATGTTTTTAGGAGTAAAGAAGATCTTGTTAGGAGTGAAGAAGATCTTTTTAGGAATGAAAAAGTAAAGGATACATTTGTCTTCACTCCTCCTCACTCCTTCAATTCCTTCACTCCTAAAAAATATTCTTTTACTCCTAAAACACTCTTCTTCAGGCTTAAGAAGCTCAGATTCTCCCTCTCATTCGGTCGTCAAAGGCTGAAAGGGCGGCTTTAGCCCCTTCGCCCATGGCGATAACAATTTGTTTATAGGGCACGTTGGTACAGTCGCCGGCAGCATAAACGCCGGGGATGGAGGTTCGGCAGCAGGCATCTATCTCTATTTCGCGCTGCGGATTGAGTGGCAGAACTTCGCGGAAGACATCGGTGTTGGCCGACAAACCTATCTGAACGAAGATGCCATCGAGGGCTATGTCGCGTTCTTTGTCGTTGGTGCGATCCTTCACTCGCAAACCAGTGACGCGTTCTCCGTTGCCCAATACTTGCGTGGTTTGCGAAGAAAGGAAGATGTCGATGTTCTTCATAGCGGCCGCTTTCTCTTGCAGAACGGTGTCAGCACGAAGCGTGTCGGCAAATTCGAGCACAGTGACATGGCTGCAGATGCCGGCCAGATCGATAGCGGCCTCGATGCCAGAGTTGCCTCCGCCGACAACGGCGACACGTTTTCCACGGTAGAACGGACCGTCGCAATGCGGACAGAAGTGAACGCCGCGGCCCAGATGTTCCGTCTCACCCTCGACGTTAAGCCTGCGCCAGCTGGCTCCAGTAGCCACAATCACGGCGGGAGCACAGAACACTTCGCCGCCGGCTACGGCAATACGCTTGCGGGGTGAGGAGAGATCGGCCTCTCGGAGCTGTCGATTCTCATAGAGGTCGATGGGGTAGCGGGAAAGATGTTCGCGAAGATGATCGGCCAGTTGTGCACCCGTGGTTTGCGGAACGGAGATAAGATTCTCGATACCCACAGTGTCTTTCACCTGTCCGCCGATGCGTCCAGCCACCACAGCTACGTGCAATCCCTTTCGAGCCGAATAGATAGCGGCCGAAGCTCCGGCAGGTCCGCCGCCGAGTACCACCACGTCGTAGCTGTGCCCCACGGGCTGAACATCGGCCGAAGGTTCGCTACCGAACTTCTCTTCCAGCTTCGAAAGCAACTCGCCCAGGTCGCCCCGACCGATGTGAAGCAGTTCGCCGTTGGCATAAACAGAGGGTACAGCCTGGATGTTTAGCCGCGCCACCTCGTCTTGAAAGAGTGCACCGTCGATCATTTCGCTCCTCAAGCTCGGGTTGATCAGAGCCATTACGTTGAGTGCTTGCACCACGTCGGGACAGTTGGTGCAGGTGAGCGAGACGTAGGTTTGCAGTTGCAGATCGCCCCGCAGAGCCTGGATGCGGCGTGTGAGAGCCTCGTCGGGCAGATTCTTTCCCTTTCCATCGGCGTTGAGCACAGCCAAAAGCAACGACGTAAACTCGTGTCCGTTAGGGATTCCACGGAACCGAATGCCCGTGTCTTCTCCATTTCTAAGCAGTGAAAACACAGCGCGCGCTTCATCAGCCTCTCCAAACACCACCTCTATCTGGGGCGACGTAGAGGCGAAATCCTCTAAAAACGCCTTTAGATCGGCCGCGCTCGGATGCGCCTCGTCTATCCTTGCGGCCAGCGTATATCGGTTTTTCAGGTCAACGAAGAGACCTTTCACCTGTTGCAATGTATTTGAATCGAGCATAAGAACGATTTTTCTTTTGTGAAATATTTCTTTATAAAAAAACG from Prevotella sp. oral taxon 475 encodes:
- the ahpF gene encoding alkyl hydroperoxide reductase subunit F; its protein translation is MLDSNTLQQVKGLFVDLKNRYTLAARIDEAHPSAADLKAFLEDFASTSPQIEVVFGEADEARAVFSLLRNGEDTGIRFRGIPNGHEFTSLLLAVLNADGKGKNLPDEALTRRIQALRGDLQLQTYVSLTCTNCPDVVQALNVMALINPSLRSEMIDGALFQDEVARLNIQAVPSVYANGELLHIGRGDLGELLSKLEEKFGSEPSADVQPVGHSYDVVVLGGGPAGASAAIYSARKGLHVAVVAGRIGGQVKDTVGIENLISVPQTTGAQLADHLREHLSRYPIDLYENRQLREADLSSPRKRIAVAGGEVFCAPAVIVATGASWRRLNVEGETEHLGRGVHFCPHCDGPFYRGKRVAVVGGGNSGIEAAIDLAGICSHVTVLEFADTLRADTVLQEKAAAMKNIDIFLSSQTTQVLGNGERVTGLRVKDRTNDKERDIALDGIFVQIGLSANTDVFREVLPLNPQREIEIDACCRTSIPGVYAAGDCTNVPYKQIVIAMGEGAKAALSAFDDRMRGRI